A window of Devosia chinhatensis genomic DNA:
GGAATATCGGCGGCATAGCGAAGTTCGCGTAGCGGCCGCACCCGTCGCGTCGCTTCATCATAATTGGGATGGGCCTTGTAGGCATCGAAGGCGGCGCGGTCGGCAAATTCAGCATAGACCACCACATCGATCTCGTTGCCGTAGAGATCGACCTTATCGTTGCGAGTAACCTCGAATGTGAGGCTGTACGGAATTGCGGCCAGCAGGGACAGGCCTTCGCAGATGGCATCCACCTTGTCCGGAGACTTGGCAGTGAAGAAAACGATATGGCGGATCAAGGCAGTCTCCGTATTTGAGGCTTCCTGTCGTCCGCTTTGACGCAAAGGTCAACCCATCATCAGGCCTGATGGGTTCCATTGCCGATTATCGTTTTACGCAAGGCTGACAGCGGGATTATGCTGCTGCGCCTTCCGGAGATTCCGTTCATGTCCACCGCCGTTCGCCCAGCTGTACCGATGCCGCTCGTCATCATCGCCGGGTGCATCATCGCCGCCATCGGCTTCGGCACGCGGGGTTCGTTCGGTCTCTTCACGCTGCCGGTCACCGACGACCTCGGTCTCAGCCGTGAACAATGGGGCATGGCGATGGCCATCCAGAACCTCGTCTGGGGTCTCGCTCAACCCTTCGCCGGTGGCATGGCCGATCGCTATGGCTCCGGCCGGGTTCTGGCTGTGGGCGGCGTCATTTACGCGCTGGGCGTGCTCGGCATGGCCTTTTCCACCGACACACTGACCATGACGCTGACCGCGGGACTAGTGACGGGCGTCGGTATCGCTATCGCCTCCTTCGGTGTCGTCATGGCCGCATTCGGTCGCGTCGTTCCCGCCGAAAAGCGCAGCTTTGTCTTCGGTATTGCCACGGCGGCGTCTTCTGCCGGCCAGTTCATCTTCGCGCCTCTCGGACAGGGCTTCATCAATGCGTTCGGCTGGCAGATGGCTCTGGTCTGGATCGCCATGCTGCTCCTCCTGATCATTCCGCTCTCTGCCGCCCTGCGCGGCCGCGCCGAGTCGGTGCCGGGCCAGGCGGACCTGCCATTCATGCAGGCCCTCTCACGCGCTTGGGGCTATGGGTCCTATCGGCTCCTGGTCATCGGCTTCTTCGTCTGCGGTTTTCATCTCGCCTTCATCAACGTGCACATGCCTGCCTATCTCGTGCAATGCGGCCTGTCTCCGGAGGTTGGGTCATGGACCATTGCCGTTATCGGTCTTTTCAACATTGCCGGGTCCCTCCTCTCGGGATGGCTCGGCAGCCGGCTTCCCAAGCAATTGCTTTTGGCCACGATCTACTTCCTGCGCGCCATTGCCATCGCCGCGTTTTTGTTGGTCCCGGTCAGTGAAGTCACCGCATACGCCTTCGCTGCCGCCATGGGCCTGCTCTGGCTCTCGACCGTCCCGCTGACAGCTGGCCTTGTAACCCTGTTCTTCGGACCGCGCTATATGGGCATGCTTTATGGCATCGCCTTCCTCAGCCACCAGATCGGATCATTCTTCGGCGTTTGGCTTGGCGGTTTCGTCTACGACCTCACCGGTGCCTACGACCTCGTCTGGTATCTCGGCATCATCCTGGGCCTGGCATCGGCCGCCATCCACATTCCGATCAATGAACGCAGCGACGGTGCCTTTGCGCTAAGGGCAGCCTAGCCTTCCATCGGCTAATGCCGATTGACGACTTGCAATGCGAAGCGGTTGCGTTCATGGTCCGAGCATTCCTTTCAGCTGCGCCTGGCGCAGCGCTGACGAGTTTCAATAATGTCCGATCATTTCACACGGGTGCTCTCGCGCCCTGAATTCATTGCCCTCATTGCTGCCCTGATGGCGGTGAATGCGCTGGCCATCGACGTCATGCTGCCTGCCCTGCCCTATATGGGTGAAGCGCTTGGCATCAGTAACGAGAACGAGCGGCAATTCGTCGTCAGTGCGTACATGCTCGGCATGGGTCTGGCCGTGCTTGCCTTTGGCCCGCTGACCGACCGCTTCGGTCGCCGCGGCCCGCTGCTGGTGGGCGTTGCGATCTACGTCGTGGCCGCGATAATCGCGGCATTCGCCCCCAACTTCACCATGTTGCTTGTGCTTCGCTTCATTCAGGGCATGGGCGCCGCAAGCGTCCGCGTTATCTCTCAGGCTGTCGTGCGCGACCGCTATTCGGGGCGCGAAATGGCGGAAGTCATGTCGCTGACCTTCATGGTGTTCATGGCCATTCCCATTATCGCACCAGGTATCGGGCAAATCCTGCTGCTGACCGGTCCCTGGCAGTCCATCTTCTTTTTCATGGGCCTTCTGGCGGCGGCATTGTGGGTCTGGACCTTTCTGCGTCTGCCCGAAACCCTGCCGGTCAACCAGCGCCGCCCGCTGAGCGCACGCGGCATTCTGGACAGCTTTCGCATCGTCTTTACCAACCGGGTCGCCATTTCCTATGGCCTGGCGGGCATGTTCCTTTTCGGTGCGCTGTTCGGCTTCATCACCTCCGCCCAGCAGATCTATGTCGATATCTATGGCCTCGGCGTCTATTTCCCCGTCGCATTCGCAGCCATGGCAGGGCTGATGGCCATTTCCTCCTTCACCAATTCCAAGGTGGTGCGTCGCTTCGGCATGCGCCGCCTTTCCCATGGCGCCATGCTGATCTTTACGGCGTTTTCGGGCCTATGGCTGGTACTGGCGCTCAATGACATGTTGCCGCTCTGGCTGTTTTT
This region includes:
- a CDS encoding Dabb family protein, with amino-acid sequence MIRHIVFFTAKSPDKVDAICEGLSLLAAIPYSLTFEVTRNDKVDLYGNEIDVVVYAEFADRAAFDAYKAHPNYDEATRRVRPLRELRYAADIPAESAVMA
- a CDS encoding multidrug effflux MFS transporter, with the translated sequence MSDHFTRVLSRPEFIALIAALMAVNALAIDVMLPALPYMGEALGISNENERQFVVSAYMLGMGLAVLAFGPLTDRFGRRGPLLVGVAIYVVAAIIAAFAPNFTMLLVLRFIQGMGAASVRVISQAVVRDRYSGREMAEVMSLTFMVFMAIPIIAPGIGQILLLTGPWQSIFFFMGLLAAALWVWTFLRLPETLPVNQRRPLSARGILDSFRIVFTNRVAISYGLAGMFLFGALFGFITSAQQIYVDIYGLGVYFPVAFAAMAGLMAISSFTNSKVVRRFGMRRLSHGAMLIFTAFSGLWLVLALNDMLPLWLFFSLLAIIMFCFGWSASNMNSLSMEPLGNVAGTAASVFGFIQTVGGALIGSYTGQLFDGTTVPTATGYFLMGVMALVCILIAEKGRLFGVGEGYSKSDAAPIMDAH
- a CDS encoding MFS transporter; translated protein: MSTAVRPAVPMPLVIIAGCIIAAIGFGTRGSFGLFTLPVTDDLGLSREQWGMAMAIQNLVWGLAQPFAGGMADRYGSGRVLAVGGVIYALGVLGMAFSTDTLTMTLTAGLVTGVGIAIASFGVVMAAFGRVVPAEKRSFVFGIATAASSAGQFIFAPLGQGFINAFGWQMALVWIAMLLLLIIPLSAALRGRAESVPGQADLPFMQALSRAWGYGSYRLLVIGFFVCGFHLAFINVHMPAYLVQCGLSPEVGSWTIAVIGLFNIAGSLLSGWLGSRLPKQLLLATIYFLRAIAIAAFLLVPVSEVTAYAFAAAMGLLWLSTVPLTAGLVTLFFGPRYMGMLYGIAFLSHQIGSFFGVWLGGFVYDLTGAYDLVWYLGIILGLASAAIHIPINERSDGAFALRAA